GTTATCACGGTGATGTACCACTGAGTAGCATCTGAGCATactttaaaaccagaaagatgAAATGTCACCAGGATCTGTTCGGTCAAGGCTCCTAGACTGGTAACCGTGCAAGAGAGAAGACACCGAAGCATTGAGATTCTTCCAGACATTATCCCTCTGTGACTAAGGATACACATTCATCTCCACTAGGATCCAACAGATCAACTATTCAGtagctgatttcttttttcgGGGGGAAGGGGGTAAGGacttttccttttacaaaatacttggtctcaacatttttattttgttttgttttgtacagGCAACTTGACCGCAATTCTGACACTGAAGAATTCCAGTGAGATTTTCTCCTAGAACAGCGCAAATATCAGAAGCCATGGACTCAAGCGTGCCTCTATTAATAAGCAGAAATATGAGAAGCGTAGTCACAAATGTCTCATAAAACCATGTAATCCAGCTACATACTGCAGGTAAAATTACATCAGCAAAACAGTGCTGAGCGCCGCCATTAATAAAGAGATATTCACAGATACGCTTTCACTGATTAAATGAGAAAGTAAAACTACATTTCCCCCCAGACTACTGAAAATTTCCTAGCCACCCAGCTGCCTTCAAGCCCGCACAAATGACAGCAGAGCGGTGGGAGCCTTGGCAGGGCGGCGCGCCCCACAGAAGCCTGCTGCACAACTCGGAGCCAGCACGGCTGACGGACTCGCTTCGGTCGCCGAGCCAAACAGCCTCGCGTTCCCAGCGCCGGGCTGGCCGGAGCCGCCAGGGAaagctgccccccgccccccgccccgctgcgccccccgcccccgcgctgTCCCCCGGCTGGGTGCTGAAGCGCCGGCGCTGTTCCCACCCCGCTCCGACTCCATCGCCCcgttctgggctccccagttgCAGCGAGAGGGGGAGCGGCTGGGGAGGGTccgggggggctgcggaggTGGTGAGGGGCTGGGACATCCCCCGACGAGGCGAGGCTGAGAGCCGGGGCCGTGCCGCCTGCAGAGGGGAGCCATCAACGCGTACAAGAACCTCCAGGGCAGGTGGCAGGAGGACTCTTCTCAGCGGCGCCCAGCCACAGGACAGGGGGCACCGGGCACAAACCGCCGCGCAGGGAGTTCCACACGAACACGAGGGAAAACTTTCctttgagggtggcagagcgCTGGCACGGGCTGCACGGAGAGGCTgcggggtctccttctctggagacattgGGAACCCACCCGGACAGGACACTCTGCAccctgctctaggtgaccctgcaTGAGCAGGGgggtctccagaggtcccttcccaccccctccGCTCTGCCATTCTGTGACTgggccaggcacagcagcagtcCTGGACCAAGGGCAGGCCCGGCTAGATGTTCGCAATGGTGCAGGCTCGGACACGGTTGGTGGAGAGGCATTGCAGAGCCTTGAGCTTCGCCCCCAGAGTTTTGGCTTTCAGGGTATATATTATGGGGTTTCCCAAACAGTTCATGGTTATCAGCATAGCCGTGCAGTTTCGGAAGATATAGATGCCTGGGTAAAGATCAAGGGGGCACTGATGGTTAGTTGCATCGAATATGACTCCTGCGAAAAAAGGAGCATAGGAGATCAGCGTCAGGAGCCAGATAAAAATACTGGTTCTGGCAACCTGGATTTCAGCCGATTTGTAGGTGCCAGTAGCTTGTCCACATGCCTTCattctcagctttcttttcctcaggaTGATAATGATTCTAAGGTAAGTGAACAGAGGTATCACAAAAGCCACCACAACATTGGGAATGGCAATGAAGATAAGGTAGTTGACACAAAACGGACTGTAGAGGacagagagatttttttccGTATGCAAGCAGTTCCACCCCATCAATGGCAAGCAGCCCAAAAAGAAAGCGAGGACCCAGTTAATTAAAACTGCAGCTATGGAATGCTTTCTAGCAACCCTGAATCTTGTCCTCATGCTTTCAGCCACAGCCAGATAGCGTTCAATTCCAATGCTTACCAAGTTATAGATGGTGGATAAAATAGACACCGTATATAAAGCATAAGGTGCCAGCATATCCTCGGATCCAAAGATTGTAATGTCAGGGTTGCTGATGAACAGCATCGAAATCCAAAAGCCAGAAAAGCTGGTGAAGAGATCAGAAAAAGCCAGATTGCAGAAGAGTATAGAGATAGGCTTGTGCAGGTCCTTCGTCGCCATTCTGGTGAAGATGACTGTGCAGTTGAAGATCACAGATGCGACGTTAATGGTCAATTGAGGAATGCCCAATGCAAGTACTAAATAATGGCTCCAAATTTTAGTGTGGTTAGCAGAACAGTTTGGGTAGCCATTCATGGTGGAAAATCCTACTTTCAACTGTTAACAAGGTCTGCTTTACTCATCCCATGTTCCAAAGGAGACCGTACGCCAGGAGTGTTACTGCCACTTTGTTCTCCAGGCGAAGAACGAATCCTGACGCACAGCTTCTATTGccacatcatcatcatcatgaCAGTGGATTAAACATTAACCACttgtggttttaaatatttgggTTACCAGCTCAGGGCATAGCCAATTACCTTTAAGTTGCTAGGACAGCCAAAACTGGAAAACATATTTACCACAAGAGAGATGATCTGCTTAAAGTAACATTTATCAAGAGTAAAATCTGGCCAGTCCTTATGAAGGTGAATGCTCACGTCAGtagtttaaaattctttaagGATATTCTGAAATGGAATGAATGTGAATTCAACTTTAATACACAAAGAAATTAGATGGATAAAGGATTAGAGagccagaaaatgaaaagcagtaattttttggttttggagggGGTCGGATGTGACTGGTGGAACTTAAAGAAGCGCACAACTGTTATGCCACCAACCTGGGCCCCCGTTCAGTGAGGATGTAAGTCCTAATTTCAGATCAGCTCTAGTGACAACACAAAACTTCTAAAGTGCTCGAGATTGAGCAAGATGCAGCAGAACCTAATTGTTCAGTCTCTTGCTTACAACTACAAACTGATGCAGCCAACAGTGGCTGTTTTTCTAAGTGCAGTTAGATCATTATCTACAAACCCCAAACTTGTAAGCAAAACCATATGATGAACCGCAGCACTTAAAAGGGGATCCAAAAAGGTGAGAGTATTT
The Falco rusticolus isolate bFalRus1 chromosome 1, bFalRus1.pri, whole genome shotgun sequence genome window above contains:
- the LOC119140194 gene encoding lysophosphatidic acid receptor 1-like, which codes for MNGYPNCSANHTKIWSHYLVLALGIPQLTINVASVIFNCTVIFTRMATKDLHKPISILFCNLAFSDLFTSFSGFWISMLFISNPDITIFGSEDMLAPYALYTVSILSTIYNLVSIGIERYLAVAESMRTRFRVARKHSIAAVLINWVLAFFLGCLPLMGWNCLHTEKNLSVLYSPFCVNYLIFIAIPNVVVAFVIPLFTYLRIIIILRKRKLRMKACGQATGTYKSAEIQVARTSIFIWLLTLISYAPFFAGVIFDATNHQCPLDLYPGIYIFRNCTAMLITMNCLGNPIIYTLKAKTLGAKLKALQCLSTNRVRACTIANI